Part of the Paenibacillus sp. JNUCC32 genome is shown below.
GGTACCATGACGTTGCCGTTGACCTGTTTTGCATATTTCAAATTGTTGCGCAGGCTGGACGATACCGTCACCGATTTGGACTGGCCGCCGGAGGTTACCGTAATCTGCGTTTTGCCAACGCCGGCAGATTTCAGCATCCCATTCTTCTGCATACTCAACAAATACGGCTTCTCGATATCGATGACGGCGTCTTTAACCGGTACCTTGATTTTCGCCCCGTTCGTATAGGTTTCCTGGATGCTCACTTCCAGCGATTCTCCTACATAAGGCGTCGCATCGGATATGGCAACGGACAAATTCTTGACTACCGGTACATCGATGTTCTTATTCTGTCCCTCCTTATGATGTACCCAGCTCCCATCACTCCGCTGCGCATAAAAGCCTTCCGACAAATCCTTTGCATCCCCATAGATGGATGTTTTTACGATCCCGCTAAGTCCGGTAATCTGCTCTTTGAGTTTCCAGCGGTCTTTATACTCGCCGGTAGTCCATACGCTTCCGTCCTGGAGCGTTACAATGAGAAGATCCGTCGGCTCACTCGATGCATAGACGATATGAGCTGCATTCTGGGCCACGGTAACCGGTATGATCCGCCCGTTATCGTCGAAGTTGGACGTTTCGTACACGACAACGTCGCCGTTGTCATGCAGCAGGGCAACGCGTCCGCTGTGTACCGTCATGGATTTGACGGCTGCCGGGTTTTCCAGGATCCCGAGCTTTTTGAACTGCCCCTTTTTGTAGTTATCCTGGAGCAGCAGCTCTCCATTGGAGGATAATGCAGCGAATTCCTGATCCGCATTGGCGATCAGCGATATGCCGCTGAGGTTCTTCGCTTTTTCATCGCCGGCCCATACGGTACCGTCCGACTTCAGCCAGTAGGAACCGGCTATCTGCTTCACGCCGCTTGTTCCCGGAACGACCTGGGGCCCCTTGCCGATGTCCCACTCTACTAAGCGGCCCTCCTGCGTCATGCCGATGCCGCCGTATTCATAACCGCTGATGGCTGCGACGTTACCTGGTGTTCGAATGGCGTGGCGCCCGTCAATCAGGGACCACATGGAGCCGTCGCTCATCAGATAGGTGTTTCTTCCGGCAATGTCTTGGATCCGG
Proteins encoded:
- a CDS encoding stalk domain-containing protein, which translates into the protein MKRTLYVLLLFSMLAGLGFAGTTQDIASADGAELRIQDIAGRNTYLMSDGSMWSLIDGRHAIRTPGNVAAISGYEYGGIGMTQEGRLVEWDIGKGPQVVPGTSGVKQIAGSYWLKSDGTVWAGDEKAKNLSGISLIANADQEFAALSSNGELLLQDNYKKGQFKKLGILENPAAVKSMTVHSGRVALLHDNGDVVVYETSNFDDNGRIIPVTVAQNAAHIVYASSEPTDLLIVTLQDGSVWTTGEYKDRWKLKEQITGLSGIVKTSIYGDAKDLSEGFYAQRSDGSWVHHKEGQNKNIDVPVVKNLSVAISDATPYVGESLEVSIQETYTNGAKIKVPVKDAVIDIEKPYLLSMQKNGMLKSAGVGKTQITVTSGGQSKSVTVSSSLRNNLKYAKQVNGNVMVPAKSVIQALGGTFSAKNGSVEAKFGQTLLSFKAGSNQAKLNESTIRLKAAPVNDKGELLIPASVLSDALGAKTTWDAKWKQAQISLGADAAMTVVSSETAGLIKKAMQGNLVKYIGRTYWVNEFEDLERFSKLTVTDILPDDKGEFNVIFKSATGKTIKSYPMRSSEVTQLFADRSSLLTYDPYKKHKWSASVWKQIKAGQVSLGMTKEQVQLSWGNPAAKDITSGGGKTIETWGYSNFNIVSFVNGKAILIMM